The Vicia villosa cultivar HV-30 ecotype Madison, WI unplaced genomic scaffold, Vvil1.0 ctg.003910F_1_1, whole genome shotgun sequence genome window below encodes:
- the LOC131641660 gene encoding uncharacterized protein LOC131641660, producing the protein MKNNNFFYLVNIYSSCVLIKKIILWRRLLELKETFNDGEWIIGGDFNAIKDCNERKGRMVSNSSNEMEEFADFISESLLVDIPCKGKKFTWFSAGGGSRSRIDRFLVSDKVVNDWGIVGQFVGERDLSDHCPIWLECDNNNWGPKSFKFNNEWFSFDSFIPFVKKEWEGLKVEGRGDFVLKEKLRLLKGKLIWWNKKVFGKIDLEVEEGVRDINYGDVLLGEAEEYIQLEILKNRKEATGRFQTKLRIKENMFLQKSRLKRLNEGDSNSGFFHKVMRDKRRHNHIGTINTSGGVLSTVKDIKEEVVRHFSSKFGEMEGHSPNLDGIPFNSISGEDKSWLERPF; encoded by the coding sequence ATGAAGAACAACAATTTTTTCTACTTGGTCAATATATACTCCTCTTGTGTATTGATTAAGAAAATAATTCTTTGGAGGAGGCTGTTGGAATTAAAAGAGACGTTCAATGATGGGGAGTGGATCATAGGAGGAGACTTTAACGCTATTAAGGATTGTAATGAAAGAAAGGGGAGGATGGTTTCAAATAGTTCTAATGAGATGGAAGAATTTGCGGATTTTATTTCGGAAAGCTTGTTGGTGGATATTCCTTGCAAAGGAAAAAAGTTCACATGGTTTAGTGCAGGAGGTGGCTCGAGGAGTAGAATTGATAGATTCTTGGTGTCGGATAAAGTGGTAAATGATTGGGGAATAGTGGGCCAATTTGTGGGAGAGAGAGATTTATCCGACCATTGTCCTATATGGTTGGAATGTGATAATAATAATTGGGGCCCAAAATCGTTTAAATTTAACAATGAATGGTTCTCTTTTGATTCATTTATCCCTTTTGTGAAAAAGGAATGGGAAGGATTAAAGGTGGAAGGAAGAGGGGACTTCGTTTTAAAGGAAAAACTTAGACTTCTCAAAGGAAAACTTATTTGGTGGAACAAGAAAGTGTTTGGGAAAATAGATTTGGAGGTAGAGGAAGGTGTTAGGGATATTAATTATGGGGATGTGTTGTTGGGAGAGGCGGAAGAATATATTCAACTCGAAATTCTAAAAAATAGAAAGGAGGCTACCGGTAGATTTCAGACCAAGTTGAGAATTAAAGAGAACATGTTTTTACAAAAATCAAGATTGAAGCGGCTTAATGAAGGAGACTCTAATAGTGGTTTCTTCCATAAAGTTATGAGGGATAAGAGGAGACATAATCATATCGGGACGATTAATACTTCGGGAGGGGTTTTATCAACGGTGAAGGATATTAAAGAAGAAGTGGTTCGTCATTTCTCTAGCAAATTCGGAGAGATGGAGGGACATTCACCGAATTTAGACGGGATCCCGTTCAATAGTATAAGTGGGGAGGATAAAAGTTGGCTTGAAAGGCCTTTTTAA